The following proteins come from a genomic window of Meleagris gallopavo isolate NT-WF06-2002-E0010 breed Aviagen turkey brand Nicholas breeding stock chromosome Z, Turkey_5.1, whole genome shotgun sequence:
- the LOC104914786 gene encoding Fanconi anemia group G protein homolog: MMPLELTVLYNSLLFVMGTSDCAIKGEAEGIRQGLLRVLEACGTSGQGLSTEELWQKVVQEVTVEELQAPLHRLGALQAAWWLADSCLQSITDLFRLLSSAEDPGRAPCSGEKNELLTLLKAWRAPAEEAPISLVQSTEDLKETLCTAAAFLQGLCEGGGHPCQSLTCSFVPAHPPLTHLLLFWFLFLSMPLVGLFSSEKSLD, from the exons ATGATGCCTCTGGAGCTTACTGTCCTCTACAACTCGCTGCTCTTTGTCATGGGAACATCTGACTGTGCCatcaaaggagaagcagaaggaatACGCCAAGGGCTCCTCAGGG ttctggaGGCTTGTGGAACCTCTGGACAGGGCCTTAGCACAGAAGAGCTGTGGCAGAAGGTGGTGCAGGAAGTAACTGTTGAGGAATTACAGGCACCTTTGCACCGACTGGGGGCCTTGCAGGCAGCATGGTGGCTGGCAGATAGCTGCCTGCAGAGCATCACTGACCTCTTCCGACtcctgagcagtgctgag GATCCAGGGAGAGCTCCATGCAGTGGAGAGAAAAATGAGCTCCTCACCCTTCTCAAGGCATGGAGAGCACCTGCTGAGGAGGCCCCCATTTCCCTTGTACAGAGTACTGAAGACTTGAAGGAGACCCTATGCACTGCAGCTGCCTTCTTGCAAGGTTTGTGCGAAGGAGGTGGTCACCCTTGTCAGTCCCTCACCTGCTCGTTTGTCCCAGCACACCCTCCTCTCACccacctgctgctgttttggTTTCTCTTCCTAAGCATGCCACTTGTTGGGCTTTTCTCTTCGGAAAAGAGCCTGGACTAG